In Halobacteria archaeon AArc-dxtr1, the sequence TCACCACCAAATGTGGATCGTCAGCGTGGCTCGTCCCGGAAGTAATCCTCGACCTCGAACGGCTCGGACTCGCCTTCGACGCCGGTCACGTCGAGCGCGGTCACCTCGGCGCCGACGCCGAGCAGCCCGGCGAGACTCGGCTCGGTACGGCCGCCGTCGCCGCTTATCAGCTCCTTCACGTAGAGACCGCCCTCGCCGTGGAGACTGACGACAGCCGTCGTCTCGCCGCTAAGTTCGCCGTCGATCTCGTAGACGGTGCGCTCGCGGGTGAGGCCGGCACGCCGGTGGTCGACGCGCTCGGGCGTGTACTGCTCGAGCGTAGTGCCGTCGAGTTCGGCGAGGGCTGCCTCGAAGTCGGCTTCCGAGATCGGTTCGTCGAAGGTAACGTCGGCCCGATAGCGCTTGCTCGCGTCGAGTTCCTTGACGCGTTCGACCATCTCGTAGGTCGCGAGCCGCAGCCCTGAGACGTCGACGGCACCGCCGGCTGCCTCGTTGATCTCTCGTTCGAGCGTTTCGACGTCGGGATCGCGGAATCGGGGGCGCTTCACTTCGAGGACGAACGGCCGCCCCTCCTCGAGCATCAGAGCGTCGACGTCCTCCCTGCCGGCGCCGTGGAAGGTTCCCTCGTCCCCGTCCATCGCCTCGACGACGTGCGGGCGGACGACCTGTTCGACGCTCGTGTCGTACATGTACCCCGAACCGCCACAGTAGTCACAGGGCTCCTCGCCGGAGTCGGCAAGCTGGACGCCGCTGCCGCCACACTCCCGGCAGGGCCACTCCGTCTGGGGGATGTCCCGCTCGAGTTTGCGGTAGCGTCCGTAGACGAACGCCGGGTTGACCTGGATGTCGACGGCGTGGCTCGTCACAGACGGCTGTGCGTCGTCTGACGCCTCGACGGTGGCGTCTTCGGCACCACCGGCGTCGAGCAGTTCGAACGGGTCGAATGCGTCGAGGTCGATGACCGCGAGCACGTCCGGGCGATCGAAATCAACCTCGGCGCCGGTTGCGGCGCCGACGCGGCGACCTACCTCGCGGTTCATCTCGCGGCTCATCGACTCGCCGGCGTCGGGATCGAGTGTGGCGTCTTCCCTGAGCAGTTCCTCGTTCTCCTCGATCAGGGGCGGGACGCGAGTGCCGACCTGGTAGGTCGAAAAGGAGATCCCCTCGAGTTCGTCGACGACGGTGGCAGCGATCGCATCGAACGTCGCACAGTACCCCTCACAGACCCAGCAGTCGGCCGGCGCGACCGTCTTGAAGTCGGCGTCGTCTTCAAGCGCGATGGTCGTCCGGAGCGCCCGACCGCGCTCGGCGTTTGTCAGCCCGAAGCTGCGGGCGGCAAAGGGGCGGCCCAGGCAGGAGTCGCAAACGGGGCCGGTAGCCGCCAGCCGGCGGGCGTCGTCCGTGATCGTCATGTCCGGAACGTCGGAGGGAGACGGTAACACGCTTTCCCTTCGGCGCGGGTATCTGACGAACTGAGCTGTCCGAGTAGCAGCGGCCTGTACAGCCTTCCCACGGGTTAAAATACGTTCCAGCCATATCCCGTTGTGTATGGACGAGTCGCAGCTCGACCGCCGGCAGTTTCTGACACTTGCGACGGCCGGTGCAGCGGGCGCGATCGCGGGGTGTACTGAGCCGCGAGCAGATCGGTCTATCGGGGGCAGCTCCTCGACGAACCCCGATATCGATCCCGAAAACCTCGCCGACGGCTCCGCGTTTACCGACGTCTACGACGCCGTCATCGATTCGGTCGCTCAGCTTCGCGTCTTCGGTATCGACGATCCGATGACCGGTGAGGAAGGGCAGGGCCAGGGGTCGGGCTTCCTGCTGGGCGACCATCTGGTGACGAACGACCACGTCATCGCGGACGGGACGGACGTAGACGTCCAGTACACGACGGGCGACTGGACAGGAACGAGCCTGGTCGGCCGGGATTTCTACAGCGATCTGGCCGTGCTCGAAGTCGACGACGTTCCCGACGAAGCGGAGCCGCTCTCGCTGACGGAGACACAGCCCGTCCCCGGCCAGCAAGTGGTCGCCGTCGGCAACCCCTTCGGGCTCGAAGGATCGATCTCGACCGGCGTCGTCAGCGGCGTCAACCGCTCGGTGCCGATGCCCCAGCGAAACTTCTCGCTCCCGAACGCCGTCCAGACCGATGCCGCGTTGAATC encodes:
- a CDS encoding tRNA pseudouridine(54/55) synthase Pus10 translates to MTITDDARRLAATGPVCDSCLGRPFAARSFGLTNAERGRALRTTIALEDDADFKTVAPADCWVCEGYCATFDAIAATVVDELEGISFSTYQVGTRVPPLIEENEELLREDATLDPDAGESMSREMNREVGRRVGAATGAEVDFDRPDVLAVIDLDAFDPFELLDAGGAEDATVEASDDAQPSVTSHAVDIQVNPAFVYGRYRKLERDIPQTEWPCRECGGSGVQLADSGEEPCDYCGGSGYMYDTSVEQVVRPHVVEAMDGDEGTFHGAGREDVDALMLEEGRPFVLEVKRPRFRDPDVETLEREINEAAGGAVDVSGLRLATYEMVERVKELDASKRYRADVTFDEPISEADFEAALAELDGTTLEQYTPERVDHRRAGLTRERTVYEIDGELSGETTAVVSLHGEGGLYVKELISGDGGRTEPSLAGLLGVGAEVTALDVTGVEGESEPFEVEDYFRDEPR
- a CDS encoding trypsin-like peptidase domain-containing protein; protein product: MDESQLDRRQFLTLATAGAAGAIAGCTEPRADRSIGGSSSTNPDIDPENLADGSAFTDVYDAVIDSVAQLRVFGIDDPMTGEEGQGQGSGFLLGDHLVTNDHVIADGTDVDVQYTTGDWTGTSLVGRDFYSDLAVLEVDDVPDEAEPLSLTETQPVPGQQVVAVGNPFGLEGSISTGVVSGVNRSVPMPQRNFSLPNAVQTDAALNPGNSGGPLVDLEGEVVGVVNAGGGVNIGFAISAALTSRVVPALIEDGEFEHSYLGIGLDSVDRVVAAENDLPEATGVIVVTTEPDGPSDGVLEESDGVTSSNGEEIPVGGDVIVTIDNTPIPDRHALGTHLALETDPGDQIVVTVLRNGSETDVELTLGSRPPPTQSGWSP